The genomic region ATCAATTTTATTTTTAAATGTTGTCTTTATTTGGCTAGTAGTAACTTTATTAATTTCTTGTATGTAAGTATCGATATAAGAAATAGGTAGGTTATAGAAAGCAATCATACTTAGATAATCAACAATTTTTGCATTGCTATCTAACCTTAAAGGGAATCCCCCGACCAAATTTTGTTTAGCAGCAATAAGTTCTTTTTCAGTAGGCCCATCATCGATAAATTTTTTAATCGTGCTATTTACAATAGTAAGCGCTTCATCTGCTTGTTCTTTTTTAGTTTGCAACCCAATTTCAAGGGGGCCTTCAGCGTAGAGAGGCATAAAGTAACTATAGACACTATAAACTAGTCCTTTTTTTTCTCTGACCTCTTCAGTTAGCCTTGATACAAAACCACCACCTCCTAAAATATAATTACCAACATAAAGAGGAAAATAATCTTTATCTCCGCGCTTTAATGCAGGCATGCCCATCAAAATATGCGCCTGTTTTGCAGGATGTTGTATTTTTTTAACGCCAACGTAATTTGAGGCTGTTACAGCACTGATTTTATGTTTTGCATTTCCTTGAGGCAATCCTTGGCTGATTGATTCACTTATTTTTTTAGCTTCATCAATATTAAGATCGCCAACAATTACAATAGAAGCTTCGGATGATAAATAATAGTTTTTATAGAACTGTTTCAAATCTTCTTGATTTAACTTTTGAAGCGTCTCGATGCTACCTGCTTCATCATGCGCATAGGGATGTTCACCATATATAGATTTCATGAATGCCAAATTAGCAATTGCTTCCGGCTGAGTCATCGCTTGCTTAATGCTTGCAATAAATCTATTTTTTTCTCTGTCTATCACTTGCACTGGAAAATCGGGTGAATGAATTACATTTTTAAAAAGAGTAAGCGCTTTGTCTTTTTGAGAAGAGGAGCTTAGTGTTCTTAATTTAAAATAGGCTCTGTCGAGATCAACATCCCCTTTAATGACTGCTCCAATATCTGAAAATTGATTAGCTAACTTTTCCTCATTTATGCCCCCAGCTCCCAAATTCATAAGGTGACGAGTTAAATTAGCAAGACCTTCTTTGCCAGCAGGATCTTGGGCGCTACCTGCAAAAAAATTTATATTGATATCAAGTATAGGAAGGTCATGATTCTCGACAAAAAAAACTTTTGTCCCTGCTTGTGTATTCCATGTATCAATTTTTAATGCAGCAAAAGAATTTTGCATAAAACATACAAACAAGAAAATAATTTGAATGAATTTAATGAACATGAGGCCGCCCCTTCGGTAAGGTAGCTTCCGACATTGGCTGAGGGTCGAGAATTACTATAGATAATTTATCTCGAGTTAAGTATTTCGTAGCTACATTTTTTATTTGTTCAGAAGTAACGCTATTTACTTTTTCAATATAACCATCACTTAAGTGAAATGAATAACCCATTGTTTCAAGTTGACCAATTTCCATCGCCATCCCGAACATTGAGTCTTTTTGGTATACATCGCTTGCGATGACCATAGATTTAACTCTATCTAATTCTTCCTGGGTTACGCCATCTTTTTTAATTTTCTCAATTTCTTGGAGCAATGCATTTTCAAGCTCATTGATCTTCTTAAAGTCATTTGGAGTGCCCTCTAACTCAAAAAGACTAATTCTTCCTCTGGATGTTGAGTCATATCCAGCGCTCACATTCACTGCCAAACGTTGATTTCTGACAATGTTTTGATTAAGTCTTGATGAACCATTCCCAGCCAGAATATTAGATAACATCTCTAAGGCATAAGGCTCCCAAGATGATTCATTATTGCCCAAAGGATCCATTAGAGTTGGTGCTTGATAACCCATTAATAGATAGGATAATTCACTTGGCGCCTTAATAACCGATCTTCTTTCACCAATTTGTTTAGCCTCAACCTGAGGTTTTCTTTCTGGAATTTTTCGTGCAGGAATTTTTTCAAAATACTTCTTTGCTAAATTAAGCACATCATTAGCTTGAATATCTCCAACTACTACAAGAATTGCATTGTTGGGTGCATACCAGTTTTGATACCATTCTCTCGCATCTTCTACTGTCATGTTTTCTAAATCATTCATCCATCCAACTACGGGCCTGCTATATGGGTGAGATTTAAAAACTGTTGACGCAAATTGTTCTTTTACTTGTGAAGTTGGTTTATCGTCAGTCCTCCATCTTCGCTCCTCCATTACAACCTTAATTTCCTTATCGAATTCTTCCTTAGATAAATTAAGATTTTGCATGCGATCGGCCTCTAACCTGAATGAAAGTTCGAGATTTGATTTCTCAAGCTGCTGGAAATAACAGGTATAGTCGGCGCCTGTAAATGCATTTTCTTTTCCACCTGCCTTTGCGATCAACCTTGAAAACTCACCAGCCTTAATTTTCTTGGTTCCTTTAAACATCATATGCTCGAGAACATGAGCTACTCCAGTTTTCCCATTCACCTCATCAAGACTCCCTGCTCGATACCAAACCTGAGATACAACCACAGGTGAGCGATGATCTTCTCTCACAAAAACTTTTAACCCATTGGAAAGCTTAAATTCTTGAGTTTGTGCTAAGAGCAAACTTGGAAACAACAACAAAAGAAGTAAAATATTTTTTAACAACGCGTCTCGTCCTTGGATGATTTAGCTATTATAATGAATATGAATGTTTCGTAGACTTTTCTTTATCTCATTAAGTTCTTAAAATTTTAAAAAATGTTTGAATTCCTAAAAAAAATCATTAAAAAAGATAGCCCAGAGAAAAAGCCTGCGGTAAAAAAAGAAGTTGTTAAAAAACCAGAGAAGAAGACCTCTGCTGCACCCAAACAAATAGTTACTAAAACACCCAATCTCCCAAAAAAGAAAAAAGCTTTAAAACCTGAGTCCTCAATTAAGCCTCCTCCAAAAGCTTTAAAAAATAAACCTCCCGAGATTAAAGAAGAAAAAGCGCCTCCAAAAGAAGAGAAAAAAGGTGGTTTTTTT from Candidatus Methylopumilus universalis harbors:
- a CDS encoding M16 family metallopeptidase, with protein sequence MFIKFIQIIFLFVCFMQNSFAALKIDTWNTQAGTKVFFVENHDLPILDININFFAGSAQDPAGKEGLANLTRHLMNLGAGGINEEKLANQFSDIGAVIKGDVDLDRAYFKLRTLSSSSQKDKALTLFKNVIHSPDFPVQVIDREKNRFIASIKQAMTQPEAIANLAFMKSIYGEHPYAHDEAGSIETLQKLNQEDLKQFYKNYYLSSEASIVIVGDLNIDEAKKISESISQGLPQGNAKHKISAVTASNYVGVKKIQHPAKQAHILMGMPALKRGDKDYFPLYVGNYILGGGGFVSRLTEEVREKKGLVYSVYSYFMPLYAEGPLEIGLQTKKEQADEALTIVNSTIKKFIDDGPTEKELIAAKQNLVGGFPLRLDSNAKIVDYLSMIAFYNLPISYIDTYIQEINKVTTSQIKTTFKNKIDPNKLTTIIVGAE
- a CDS encoding M16 family metallopeptidase; translation: MLKNILLLLLLFPSLLLAQTQEFKLSNGLKVFVREDHRSPVVVSQVWYRAGSLDEVNGKTGVAHVLEHMMFKGTKKIKAGEFSRLIAKAGGKENAFTGADYTCYFQQLEKSNLELSFRLEADRMQNLNLSKEEFDKEIKVVMEERRWRTDDKPTSQVKEQFASTVFKSHPYSRPVVGWMNDLENMTVEDAREWYQNWYAPNNAILVVVGDIQANDVLNLAKKYFEKIPARKIPERKPQVEAKQIGERRSVIKAPSELSYLLMGYQAPTLMDPLGNNESSWEPYALEMLSNILAGNGSSRLNQNIVRNQRLAVNVSAGYDSTSRGRISLFELEGTPNDFKKINELENALLQEIEKIKKDGVTQEELDRVKSMVIASDVYQKDSMFGMAMEIGQLETMGYSFHLSDGYIEKVNSVTSEQIKNVATKYLTRDKLSIVILDPQPMSEATLPKGRPHVH